The Amycolatopsis japonica nucleotide sequence ATTTCGACCCTTCGACCGGGGGCGCGAACTCGGCCGAAACCCATTTGCCCTCGGCGATCTTGCGGAAGCCGTTCTCGACCACCGGCTGCGCGTCGATCTTCGCCTCCTTGACGTACTTGCCGACGATCTTCTGCCCACCGGGGGCGTCGCGCGCGTTGAGCACGTCCGCCGTCACCACGACCTGGCAACCGGTCGGGCTCGACGCGCTCGACTCCCTGTCCTGTCCCGAGATGGCGACGACGACGATCAGCGCCAGTCCACCGCCGATGAACAAGACCGGTTTCGAGATGGCCATGATGGTCACTCCTCGAACAAGGGAATCGTTTTCTGTCCGGTCCAGAGTGGCAGAAGCCGGGGCGGCCGCCCAGATCCCGGATCGCCTACCACCCGGAGGCGCCAACCCGGCCGGTCACGGGCTACCCACCGTCACAACGCGAAAAGGCCCCCTTCCGCGAGGGAAGGGGGCCTTCGAGCGCTTACGAGACTCAGCCCTGGGCGATCTTCTTGGCCAGGTTGGCGTCCAGCGTCGCGAGGAACTCCTCGGTGGTCTGGAACGGCTGGTCCTTGCTGATCAGCAGCGCGAGGTCCTTGGTCATCTTGCCGCTCTCGACGGTCTCGATGACGACCTGCTCCAGCTTGTTCGCGAAGCCGATCAGTTCCGGGTTCGAGTCCAGCTTGCCGCGGTGCTCGAGGCCACGGGTCCACGCGAAGATGGACGCGATCGGGTTCGTCGAGGTCGGCTTGCCCTGCTGGTGCTGGCGGTAGTGCCGGGTCACCGTGCCGTGCGCGGCCTCGGCCTCGACGGTCTTGCCGTCCGGGGTGCGCAGCACCGAGGTCATCAGGCCCAGCGAGCCGAAGCCCTGCGCGACCGTGTCGGACTGCACGTCACCGTCGTAGTTCTTGCAGGCCCAGACGTAGCCGCCCTCCCACTTCATCGCCGCGGCGACCATGTCGTCGATCAGGCGGTGCTCGTAGGAGATGCCCTTGGCGTCGAAGTCGGCCTTGAACTCGGCCTGGTAGATCTCCTCGAACACGTCCTTGAACATGCCGTCGTAGGCCTTCAGGATGGTGTTCTTGGTCGACATGTAGACCGGGTACTCGCGGTCGAGGCCGTACTGCAGCGAGGCGCGCGCGAAGTCCTCGATGGACTTGCGGAAGTTGAACATCCCCATGGCGACGCCGCCGCCCTCGGGGTACTGCGCGACCTGGAACTCCATCGGCTCGGAACCGTCGGCCGGGGTGTAGGTCATGGTCAGCGTGCCCGGGCCGGGGACCTTGAAGTTGGTCGCCTTGTACTGGTCACCGTGCGCGTGACGGCCGATGATGATCGGCTTGGTCCAGCCCGGTACCAGGCGCGGGATGTTCTGGATGACGATCGGCTCGCGGAAGATCACGCCGCCGAGGATGTTGCGGATCGTCCCGTTGGGCGAGAGCCACATCTTCTTCAGGCCGAACTCTTCGACGCGCGCCTCGTCCGGCGTGATCGTGGCGCACTTGACGCCGACGCCGTGCTTCTTGATCGCGTTGGCGGAGTCGACGGTGATCTGGTCGTCGGTGCGGTCCCGCTCCTCGATGCCCAGGTCGTAGTACTCCAGGTTCACGTCCAGGTACGGGTGGATCAGCCTGTCCTTGATGAACTGCCAAATGATGCGGGTCATCTCATCACCGTCGAGCTCGACGACGGTGCCCTGGACCTTGATCTTGGCCATGAGCAGCGGTGCTCCTTCCGCGGATCTTCGCGTTCTTCTTCAGTCTCTCCGGTAGCGGTACAAGCGTACTGCTTAACGGTCCTGGATGGTTCCAGTAGTGGTCGGTATCAAGTCTCCACGAGGCGGATGTGTCCGACGTCACCCGGTCGTACGACGGCCATCCGGCCCTCACGGGAACGGCGGCGACCGCGTCATCATCGAACCGAACCCGACAATCGGCACGTCGGCCACCGGAAAGGCGGACCTCATGACCACCGACCCCTACGCCGTGCCACCGCACGGGCAGCCGGCGACGCCGGAGCCTTACCTCCAGCCTAGGCAAAGCAGCCGGGCGGTGCCCCGGGTGATCAGTGGGCTCGGCGGTTTCCTGCTCACGCCGGTCGCGTTGAGCGTCACGATCTACGGCGGCTCGCGGCTGCAGCAGGGCTTCTCGCGTGCCTACAGCGTCGCCGAAGACCCGCTCGGCCTGATCCTGCTGATCGTCGGCAGCCTGCTTCTGCTCGGCGTCGCGTTCCTCGGGGCGCTGTCCGGGCTCGGGCCGGTGCTGGGCGGGCTGCTGTGGGGTGTGCTGCCCGGCCTCGCGTTCTTCTTGAGCCCTCACGACATCATGGGCCTCATCTACGACGTCGGGGCCAGGGAACTCGGCACCGGCCTGCTGACCTGGCTGGTGATGGGCGCGCTGGTGGCGGGCGGTTTCCTGTTGATCGGGGCGGGCCTGGTCGGCACCCTCTCGCGGCGTCGCTCAAATCGCGTTTAGCGGGCTAAACGCGATCCGCGGAGATCAAAGTGAACCGAAGGGGGCCGGCGTCCGTAGTCCGGGGCAAGGGAGGTGACCCGCCCATGTCATCGCACCGGTACGTCGCGGAGTACGACGACGAGGACTACCAGGAGTACGGCGAGTACGAGCAACCCGAAAACCCGCGAGACCCCCGGAGACCGTACGAGGACGTCGAGTCGTACGAACCGTACGAGCCGTTCGACGACGGCCTGGGCGCCGAAGACCCGCGCGCCGGCCGAGGTGTGCGACGCGTCCTCAGCGGCGCCGGCGGCCTGATCCTGACGCCGGTCGCCCTCGGTCTGCTGGCCTGGGGCGGGCTGCGGCAGCAGATGCTCGTCCAGGCGACACTCAGCACCCAGCGTGACGTCTTCAGCATCGGCTTGCTCGTGGGCGGCGGGATCCTCCTGCTCGCCGTCGGGCTGCTCGGCGCGCTCTCCGCGACCGGCCCGATCCTCGGCGGTCTCGTCTGGGGCGTCGCACCCGGCGTGGCCACCATCGCCGTCCCGGAGTGGGGCTTCCGGCTGGTGAAACTGTTGCCGCAG carries:
- a CDS encoding NADP-dependent isocitrate dehydrogenase; this encodes MAKIKVQGTVVELDGDEMTRIIWQFIKDRLIHPYLDVNLEYYDLGIEERDRTDDQITVDSANAIKKHGVGVKCATITPDEARVEEFGLKKMWLSPNGTIRNILGGVIFREPIVIQNIPRLVPGWTKPIIIGRHAHGDQYKATNFKVPGPGTLTMTYTPADGSEPMEFQVAQYPEGGGVAMGMFNFRKSIEDFARASLQYGLDREYPVYMSTKNTILKAYDGMFKDVFEEIYQAEFKADFDAKGISYEHRLIDDMVAAAMKWEGGYVWACKNYDGDVQSDTVAQGFGSLGLMTSVLRTPDGKTVEAEAAHGTVTRHYRQHQQGKPTSTNPIASIFAWTRGLEHRGKLDSNPELIGFANKLEQVVIETVESGKMTKDLALLISKDQPFQTTEEFLATLDANLAKKIAQG